From one Sciurus carolinensis chromosome 9, mSciCar1.2, whole genome shotgun sequence genomic stretch:
- the Cldn8 gene encoding claudin-8: MATYALQIAGLVLGGVGMVGTVAVTIMPQWRVSAFIGSNIVVFENLWEGLWMNCMRHANIRMQCKVYDSLLALSPDLQASRGLMCAASVLSFLAFMTAILGMKCTRCTGDDENVKSRILLTAGILFIVTGMVVLIPVSWVANSIIRDFYNPIVDIAQKRELGEALYIGWTTALVLIAGGVLYCCVFCGTEKSSSYRYSIPSHRTTQKSFHVEKKSPSIYSKSQYV; the protein is encoded by the coding sequence ATGGCAACCTACGCTCTGCAAATCGCTGGACTGGTGCTTGGTGGAGTTGGCATGGTGGGCACTGTGGCTGTCACCATCATGCCTCAGTGGAGGGTGTCTGCCTTCATTGGGAGCAACATTGTGGTTTTTGAAAACCTCTGGGAAGGATTGTGGATGAATTGCATGAGGCATGCCAACATCAGGATGCAGTGCAAAGTCTACGATTCCCTGCTGGCTCTTTCTCCAGACCTGCAGGCTTCCCGAGGATTGATGTGTGCTGCTTCTGTGCTGTCCTTCTTGGCTTTCATGACGGCCATCCTTGGCATGAAGTGTACCAGGTGCACTGGGGACGATGAGAATGTGAAGAGTCGCATCCTACTCACGGCTGGAATTCTCTTCATTGTCacgggcatggtggtgctcatCCCTGTGAGCTGGGTTGCCAATTCCATCATCAGAGACTTCTACAACCCCATAGTGGATATTGCCCAGAAACGTGAGCTTGGAGAAGCCCTCTACATAGGCTGGACCACAGCACTGGTGCTGATAGCTGGAGGGGTGCTGTACTGCTGTGTCTTCTGTGGCACTGAGAAGAGCAGTAGCTACAGATACTCCATACCATCTCACCGAACCACTCAGAAGAGCTTTCACGTGGAAAAGAAGTCTCCGAGCATATACTCCAAAAGTCAGTATGTGTAG